TTAATATACCTAATTGATCGGGTAAAGAAAGAGGGGTATCAATACGGAGTTCAAGCTTTACTTGGCTCAAATCTTGATAAGGCGGGGTAATAAATAGTCGTTGTTGGTAACGGCGTAGGATCACTTGTCCTAAACGAAATTCAGGATTTTTATCCATTTTGGCAAAAACTACTTCGGCGAGGATATGTGCCAGTTGTTGGCTTGAAGGCATGGCAAGCTGATGCTGTTGTAACCATAAACGAAGTAGTGCCGCTTGTTTTAAAGGTGAATATTGTGGAAATTTCGCTGTATATAGCGTTTTTTCCGTTGGATTATAGATTTGAGCGAACTCGTTTGCTAACAACTCATTGATTAATTGTTGCTGTTGGTAACAATGCTGTGCCGAACGTTGTACTGCTTGGTCAAAATGTTGCCAGCGTTGGCGTAAAATGGGCAACACTTGATTGCGTAAAAAGTTTCGATCATATTGGTTATCTTGGTTACTTTCATCATTGATCCAACAGATGCCTTGTTGTTGTACATAATCTTGTAATTGCCAACGGGAAAAGTTTAATAGCGGGCGAAAAATAGGCATATCAAATAATTGGCTTTGTATTTGCATTGCTCCTAGACCTTGAATACCACTACCACGTTTTAACGCCAATAAAAAACTTTCGGTTTGATCTTGTTGATGGTGGGCGGTAACTAAGATTTCATGGCTAAAACGGTGTTTTTTGATGGCTTGATAACGCGCTTCCCTTGCACCAGCTTCAATACCTTGTTTTGATTGCACCTGTACTTTTTCACTAATAAAAGGAATTTGCCATTGATAGCAAAGCTGTTGACAATGTGCTAACCATTGATCTGCATGGGGGCTTAAATTATGATGAATATGGATTGCACGCAAGGAAAAGTGCGGTTGTTTTTCGCGAAGTTTTTTGCATAAACTGAGTAAGGCAGTGGAGTCTAAGCCACCACTAAAAGCGATTAAAAAGGCTTGTGGTGGGCGATAATATTGTTGTAGTTGCTCAATAAATTGTTGTTCAATCATATATTATTGTGATGATGTTGATAGTTAAATTCAATAATATTTATCATGTAAAAATTAACAAAATCCGATATACTTGAAAACCATTTTTGTTTTCATTCATTAAGTGTTGTTTATGCGAATTCTTTATATTTTATTAGGTTTTCTTTGTTTAGCATTGGGTATTATTGGCATTTTTCTCCCGTTATTGCCGACTACGCCTTTTTTATTATGTACGCTATTCTTTTTTACCAAAAGTTCAGAACGTCTATCAAATTGGTTTATGCAAACGCAAATTTATCATAAGCATTTAAAAACCTTTCATCAACAACGTGCATTAACTCTGAAATCCAAGATTGCTATTTTGTGCCTTTCTACTTCTATGATGGGACTTTCCTTTTATTTTATGTCTAATATTTATGGACGAATGAGTATTATTATTTTATTGGTTATTCAATATTGGTTTTTCTTTTTTTGGATTAAAACCTTACCTGCGACAGAAAGGGAAAATAATCCTAATCTCCAGTAATATTATAATTTAGCTAAGCGGGATTATGGTTTCTGAATCAAGTTTAGGATCAATATTTTCTTGTTTTTTAGGGGCAATATTGGGATTATCTGTTGGCAATTTTTCCGTTTTATTTTTATTATTGTCGCCTAATAAGGCTTTCTGTAAACGTGAAAAATTGCTATTTTCCGCTAGCCAAATAGCAATAACGGCATCACTAAATGCCGCATCAAAATTATGGTTAAGCACTGTATCATTTAATACAAAATAGCCTTCATTCTCCATAGCAATATAACTAAGTTGATCATTGGGTTGTAAGTCAGGAAAAATGGCTTGTAAATCTTCTAATACTTTATGTTTATCAAATCCTTCAATATTGAGGGAATTCATTTCTTTCATTAGGGTTATGGCAAAACTTTTTCCCTCTACGGGTTTATTAAATTTGATGGTTAGCATTAAAGGGCGAATACCTGCTTGATATTCCCCTGTTTCAGTATAAAGTGCAATGGTATAGACATGAAAAGGCCCCCAAGTATAATCGGCTTTGCCTACCATTTTCCATTGGGCGAAAAGTAAGCTAGGTAAGCCATAACAGAATAGGAATAAAAGGGATTTTAATTTCATAGTCTATGTATTAAAGTCATTAATTTTGCCATTATAATGCTAAATTGAGGATTGGTGTAGGGGATTTTTAACCCTATTTTTATACTCCCTCACTACTTGGGTGCGTCTTTTATCTAGTTCATTTTTAATGCCTTGTTTTTGATAGCCTTCGGCAATAATTTGTTGCACATCAACTTGGCGAGCTAATTGATAGGCTTGCTGTATATAGTCTTTTTGTGGATAAGGGCGTTGTTCAAAACCTAGACGACCTTGGCTGTCTGCTTGACAAACTAATAGTAAATTTTGTAGCCGATCAGGTTTACGCCATACATCAATATGATTAAATAGTCGGATAAGGGTTTCAGGGCGAAGTTCATAGGCACGATGGATATGGCTATGATATTGGCAACAGATTTGTGCTAATTGGTAAAATTCATTTGGGACTTTTAGCCGTTGACAAAGATTAGCAAGGGGAATAAGCCCTTTTTGTTCGTGTCCATAATGATGAGGATAAAGAGATTTTGGAGTTAAACCTTTGCCTAAATCATGACAAATTGCTGCAAAACGAACCGCACTTTTATGGGGGGAATGTTGGCTAAGTGCAGTGGCTTGTTGTAAAACCATTAGGCTATGAATAAAACTATCAATTTCTGGGTGGTGTTTGGCGGGATTAGGTACACCATTTAATTTGTCTAATTCTGGAAAAAGGACAGTTAATGCGCCAACTTGTTGTAATACTTGGAAATAAACCTCAGGGTTATTTTCATTTAATGCCTTTTCGGTTTCTAGCCATACACGTTCCGCTGAAAGTGTGGTTAATTCACCTGCTTGGTTAATTTGTTGCATTAAGGCTAAGGTTTCTTCTGCGATTTTAAACCCTAAATAATGAAAACGTGCGGCAAAGCGTGCTACCCTTAATACTCTTAACGGATCTTCGCTAAATGCGGAGGAAATATGGCGTAATATGCCTTGTTTTAAATCTTGAATTCCGCCATAAGGATCGTAGAAATTGCCTTGTTGATCTTGGGCAATAGCATTAATCGTGAGATCACGCCGTAAAAGGTCTTGCTCTAGGCTCACATTGGGATTGCTGTCGCAGATAAAGCCAGTATAACCTTGTCCTGCTTTGCGTTCGGTACGAGCGAGGGCATATTCTTGCTTGGTTTGGGGGTGAAGAAAAACAGGGAAGTCTTTGCCCACAGGTTGAAATCCCTGTTTTAATAATTGTTCAGGGCTTGCCCCTACTACCACCCAATCTTTATCTTTAATGGGTAAACAAAGGAGCTGATCTCTGATCGCTCCGCCGACTAAATAAATTTGCATTTTATGCCCAACCATCACGACGGCGACGGCGTTTTGGTAAAATAAATGGGATAATTAATCCTAGAATAAGCCCAACGCCGAGTACAGAACCACCATAAATAAACCATTGGATAGCGATTTCCCGTTTGCCCGCATCAAGCATCGCTTCTAAATCACGGTTTTTATTGCGTGTTATTTCAAGTTCACGATTAAGCTGTGAATTGCGTTCTAATAATTCGCTACTTTGTTGCTCGGCTTGTTTGGTACGGCGTTGCATTTCGGCGGTACGCTGTTGCCAGTCTTCATCTAATTTATTGAGTTTTAAGGTTAACTCTTGGATTTGGCGTTTTAATTGTGGATTTTCTTCACGACTACTTGGGCTATCGCTAAGTTCGCTAGTGAGAATCCAAGCCTCACGATTACGGCTATCACGAATCAAACTATATTTATCTTTTTGGTTTAATACGGTAACTTTTTCGCCAGCTTGGATTGCACCTGCAATACGGTATTGATCACCTGCACCACGACGTAGAAAGGTATTTAAGTTTTCGCTCACATAGCGTGTTTCAGCAATTACTTGTTGAGCAAAAGCTAGGCATAAGATAATAGGAAGAAAGATTTTTGTGATAGTTTTCATAATATCCTTAAATATGTTTGAGAGAGTGCTATAGTCGTTCCACTTTAAAATGATACAGCGTTGGTACGCCTCGCCGTACTACTTGTACTGTCTTCGGCATACCGCCTTGTCTCATTTTAAATTGAAACGACTATATTAATCATAGTACTCTCTTGTGGAATTAACGGAAAATCGCGTTTAAAATAGAGTAAATAATAATTGCACCAATAGCACCTGCTGGTAGAGTAACTACCCAAGAAGCCACAATATTACGGATCACATTTAAATTTAGTGCGGCGATACCGCGGGCAAAGCCCACCCCTAATACTGCACCTACTAGGGTTTGCGTAGTGGAAATAGGTAAGCCTGTACCAGAAGCAATGACTACGGTAATGGCACAAGCAAATTCAGCGGAGAAACCACGACTTGGGGTTAAATCGGTAATTCCTGTACCAATGGTTCCCATAACACGATAGCCCATAACCGCCATACCTAGCACAATGCCAAATGCTCCTAGCGGTAAAATCCACCACACTAATTGAGATTTGGCGACGATTTCGCCGTTATGTTCAATAATGGATACTACTGCTGATAAGGGGCCAATAGCATTGGCAACGTCATTAGAACCATGGGCAAATGCCATAGAACAAGCGGTCATTAACATTAAAATACTAAAGACTTTTTCAACCCCACCGAATGTTCCTCCTTGAATACGATTTTTGAAGGATTCGCTGCGTAAATAAAAGTGGCAAGCAATAATGGCAAGAATTGCAATAGAGAGGGAAATAAAAAAGGTTTCTGTTAAGGTAAGGTGTAAACCAACGTGTTTTAATCCTTTGGTTAAGGTAACAATACAGAGGATAAAGGCGGTTAACCCCATATAATAAGGCCCAAAACGTTTGGCATTTTTCAGGGGTTCTTCCGTATCAAAGATCAGTTTTTGCGTGCTGATAAAAATACTATAAGAAACAATACCCGCTACCACAGGGGTAATAAACCAACTGCCTACAATATTGCGAATTTCGCCCCATTCTACCGCTTGTGAACCCACAGTAACTAAGGCAAAACCAATAATTGCTCCAATAATGGAATGAGTGGTAGATACAGGCCAGCCCATTCTAGAAGCAATAAATAACCAAACACCGGCGGCTAATAAGGCTGACATCATACCTAACACGAGGGTATCTGGTGTATCGGCAAATTGGGTTGGATCAATAATTCCACTTTTAATGGTTTCGGTAACTTCGCCACCGGCAAGATAAGCCCCAGCAAATTCAAAAACCATTGCGATAAGAATGGCTTGTTTAGCGGTAATCGTTCCTGAACCTACTGAGGTACCCATGGCGTTGGAGACATCATTAGCACCAATACCAAATGCCATTAATAAGCCAAAAATTGCGGTTAAAATAATAAATAAGGAGCCATACTGGTTGATAATTTCCATTGTCTTTTCCTATTTAATATAAACATTATTACGAGCGAGCAATCATTAGTTCAATGCGTGAGCCAACACGTTGAGCTTGGTCCGCAAGTACACCGACCCATTCAATAATTTTGTATAAAAACATCATATCAATAGGGTTATATTCTGTTTCAATTTTCATTAATTCACGTCTTAATTTAATTTGCATACGATCAGTATCGTCTTCAATGGCATCTAATTCATTGATCATATTATTAACTAACGTCAATTCACGTCCACGAAAGCCCGTTTCAAGCAGTTGATCCATTTCATCAATCACTTTATGAGCTTGTTGTGCAGCATCAATACTGCGTTGTAAAAAGTGAAGAAAATCCTTTTGAATAAGGGTAGGGATTGCTAATTGACGCCCAATAACACGCCCGGCAATATCTTTAGCATAGTTCGCCAATTTATCTTGCTGAGTGACTAATTCAAGTAAATCGGTACGATCAATAGGCAGGAATAAACCTCTTGGCAGTTTTAGACGGATTTCACGTTTTAATGTGTCCGCTCGGCGTTCCAATTCAGAAATTTTCACGCGTAATTCTTCTGCTTCTTCCCATTGATCCGCAAAGGTTTTTTCAAAAAAAGGCACTAATAACGCACAGCTATCCGTTACCTTTGCGGAGTGCTTTTGTAAAGGTTTTAATGGGGAATGAGCAAACAATCCCAAAATATTATTCATCGCCATATCAGGTTACTCCGATAAATTAATCATTTCTATGGTCATTATAATCGTCCCACTTTAAAATAATACACATTGGCACGCCTCACTGTACTCTTTGTACTGTCTTCGGCGTGTCGTCTTATTTTAAATTGAAACCACTATACTGTTACAATAAGCATAAAAATTTATGCTAACCAGTAAAATTTATGCGAATATTACAAGATATAGCATTGAAATTCACGATTTTTCAGTGAAAAACTTTGTTTTTATTGGTGAACAAAATAAGTTTTTGACTAAAAATTATTGCTAACTATTTGATTTAATAAGGTTTTATGATGAATAAAGAAATTGAATTAAAATTGACAGTAAACTCGGCTTTTGCTGATTTTTTGAGCCAGCAAATCAGTGATTTTCATCTTTTAGAGCAAAAAGAACGTTTTTTGACAAATTGTTATTATGATACCGCTGAACATTTCTTTGCCAAACATCAAATGGGCTTGCGTGTACGAGGCGAAAATGAACATTTTGTCTTGACCTTAAAAACCAAAGGACAAGTGCAAGCAGGGTTACATATTCGCCCAGAATATAATATGCCTTTATTTTCTTCATCGCCAACATTGCAGCAATTTGCTGAGCATTTTGCCGATAATCCCATTGACGAATTGGCAGACAAGGATTTATACCAATTAGAACAACAATTAATACCAATTTTTCGTACCGATTTTTGTCGTCAGAGCTGGCAAATTGATTTAGCCAATAATAGTGAAGTGGAAGTGGCGTTAGATCGAGGGGAGATTATTGTGAGTGAAAAGGCTAAAATGCCAATTTGCGAAGTAGAATTTGAATTAACTCAAGGTAATCTTGCTGATTTATTCCGCTTTATTAAAAATTTAACCTTAACTGACGGTATTCGTTTAAGTTCTTGCAGTAAAGCGGAGCGAGGCTATCAATTAGCAAAAATTACTGAATTATCCCCACAGGATTGGGTGGCGAAATGGTGTCATTTTTTGACTCATGTACAACAGCAAAATTCTCGTCAAATTTTGACCGCACTTTTACAATATGAACAGCAGTTAATTGAAGAAACGGTGGGATTAGGTGCTGATTATTTTGCGGATACCTTTATTCATACTGTAGAGCGAGTTGGAGCGTTTTTCAATCTTTATCATTATTATCAAGATAACGCTAAATTATTGGGACAAACCCTTGAACAAAGGCAATCCATTGTGCCAATAGATGAAGATATTATTCAAGAGCTTATTGAAACGAATGATTATCTCTATCAAGGGATAAAACAAATTATTCGCCAACATAGTGAAAAGCAAAATAATCAACAAGCAATGCAGGCGTTAATTGAATTGTTGCATTTAGGCAGTTATGTGCCAAGATTAATCAATTTATTATGGCTAACTCAGGAGTAAATCATGGCGAAAGCAGCAAAAACCGCTTATGTGTGCAATGAATGTGGGGCAGATTATCCGCGTTGGCAAGGGCAATGTTCCGCTTGTAAATCTTGGAATACCATTACTGAAGTGCGTTTAGCCCCAGCCAAGTCGGCAAAGGGCGATCGTTTTAGTGGCTATGCGGGGGAAACTCAAGCGAAAATTCAGACCTTAGCTGAGATTAGCTTACAAGAAACGCCAAGATTTGGCAGTGGTTTTAATGAATTAGATCGAGTATTAGGGGGCGGCATTGTACCGGGATCGGCGATTTTAATTGGTGGGCACCCGGGGGCGGGCAAATCCACCTTATTGTTGCAAGTGATGTGTCAATTATCGCAAAAAATGACCACACTTTATGTTACAGGGGAAGAATCTTTGCAACAAGTAGCGATGCGTGCCAACCGTTTAGGTTTGCCTACGGATCAGTTACAAATGTTATCGGAAACCTCAGTGGAGCAAATTTGCCATTTGGCGGATCAGCTTAAACCTCAACTCATTGTGATTGATTCAATTCAAGTTATGCACCTTGCGGATATTCAGTCTTCGCCCGGAAGTGTAGCACAGGTGCGAGAATGTGCATCATTTTTAACCCGTTATGCGAAAACCCGTCAGGTGGCGATTGTGATGGTGGGGCATGTTACTAAAGACGGTACCTTGGCTGGTCCAAAGGTTTTGGAACACGTGATTGATTGCTCCTTATTGTTAGAGGGAGAAACGGATTCTCGCTATCGTACCTTGCGTAGCCATAAAAATCGTTTTGGGGCGGTAAATGAACTTGGAGTATTTGCCATGACGGAACAAGGTTTACGTGAAGTGAAAAACCCTTCAGCCATTTTTCTTAGCCGAGGCGATGAGCAAACCTCAGGGAGTTCGGTAATGGTGTTATGGGAAGGAACTCGCCCTCTTTTGGTGGAAATTCAAGCCTTGGTGGATCATTCAATGTTAGCTAACCCTCGCCGAGTTGCTGTGGGATTAGAGCAAAATCGCTTAGCCTTATTATTAGCAGTGTTACATCGGCATGGTGGTTTGCAAATGTCCGATCAAGATGTGTTCGTTAATGTGGTGGGCGGTGTTAAGGTGAGTGAAACCAGTGCGGATCTTGCTTTGTTACTCGCCTTGATTTCCAGTTTTCGTAACAACCCTTTACCGCAAGATTTAGTGGTTTTTGGTGAAGTGGGGTTGGCGGGCGAAATTCGTCCTGTGCCTAGTGGGCAAGAACGCATTTATGAAGCAGCGAAACATGGTTTTAAACGTGCTATCGTACCTTTTGCTAATAAACCGAAAAGTGCGGTCAAAAATATGCAAGTTTTTACCGTAAAAAAATTGGTAGATGCTTTAGCAATATTGGAACAATTTGATTGATGAGGATTGTGGGGAATAATAAGGTTAATAGCAAGGAAAAATAGTGTAGAATAAGCAAGTTTGTCAAATGAAGTCAGTAATGATGAAGTATGTGTATAAAATAGGACAGGAGTATGGATAAGAAATTAGTTAAAGCACTGGATCACATTGATATAAAAATTTTAAATGAACTACAACGCAATGGTAAAATTTCAAATATTGATTTGTCTAAAAAAGTGGGCTTATCGCCAACGCCTTGTTTAGAGCGAGTAAAACGTTTAGAAAAACAAGGGGTTATTATGGGCTATCGTGCCTTATTAAACCCAGAGCTATTGGATTCGCCATTATTGGTGATTGTGGAAATTACTTTAGTACGGGGCAAACCTGATGTTTTTGAAGAATTTAATGCGGCAGTACAACAGCTTGACGAAATTCAAGAATGTCATTTAGTCTCAGGGGATTTTGATTATTTACTTAAAACAAGAGTGGCGGATATGGCAGCCTATCGTAAATTATTAGGCACAACCTTGCTACGTTTACCCGGTGTTAATGATACTCGTACTTATGTAGTCATGGAAGAAGTGAAACAGACGAATTTTTTACAATTAAAATAACGATAAGATGATTGAACGCATGAAAATAGGTTTTACCCCAAAGCAATATTTGGCAGAGTTAGTATTTTTGTTTTTGGCTTTATTTGGCTTATATCTTATTGTAGCTTGGTCAAGTTATAGCCCTCTTGATAATGCTTGGTCAGTGTCCAGCTATCAACAAGAGAGTATCAATAAAGCAGGGGCATTGGGTGCTTGGTTAATTGATTTATTTTTTACCTTGTTTGGCTATGTGGGAAATTTATTGCCATTTTTATGCTTTATGGTGCCTGTTTATATTTTGTGCAGTAAAAAAGCCAAAGCGTTATCAAAATTAACCGTATTTATTACATTAATTAGCTTTGTGTTATTTTTATTGGGGCTTAGCCTATTGGCAAAATTTGCCTTGCCAAATTCAAATGATTATTTATCTGGTGGGGCATTAGCCAGTTGGTTAAACGTTGAGCTTGCTCCTTATATCGGTGATTTTGGGGTGGTGTTATTAGCTGTTTGTGCCACCATTATTGGCTTTATTTGTTGTTCTGGCACAGTATTAGTAAGTATATTGCTCAAGTTTTACCGTTGGTTGACGGGTAATAATGATGAACAAATACCTACACAAAAAACAAGTGGTAACACCCCACCTATTACTGCTGAACCAAGTGTTAAGCAAACTGAAAATAAAATGGTTGATGTGGCGAGTTTAGTGAAACCGAATATCACAGGTTTAACGCCTACCATATCAGAATCTCTTACTGGGCAACATATTGAGAATGAAGAGCATCGCTCAATCTCTCAGGAGGCAACACCATTTTTCGCTCAAACCCTTGCGGAAACACAGCGAGAAAGCATTGATTTTCATTTTAACACTGAACAAGAAAGTGAATTACCTAAAGTGAGCATTGCGGAGAGCTATCAAGAACCGCCATTGCCATTAAATGCTTCTTTTGAGCCGTCTAATTCCACTTTGGATTTACCTGAAATGCCAAAAGTGAGTTTAGTTCAAGTGGATAAAGCACCTAAAGATATTGAGCTTGAGCAAGAAAATAGCCCATTAATGGCAAGCAAGCCAAATGTTGAGAAACAACAACCCCATGGCGAGCCAGAGGTGTCTTTATCCCATGTTGAAGAAGCAACCGATAAGCATGAATCACCTGTCTATAAACCTTATGAAGGTAGTTTAATTCACCCTTTATTACAGCCTACGCAAACCAATATGGCAAAACCGACTACACCTATGCCGAGCTTGGATTTATTGGAGCGTCATACTGTACAAGAAAATCAAGTTACGCGAGAGGAAACCCTACAAACAGCACAACATATTAGCCAAAAATTACAAGATTTTGGTGTTAAAGCCAGTGTGGAGGGCGTGTTAGTTGGACCAGTGGTAACCCGCTATGAATTAGCCTTACAACCCGGTGTAAAAGCCGCTAAGGTAACGAGTATAGATCGTGATTTAGCTCGTGCCTTGAGTTTTACCTCTATTCGTGTGGCAGAAGTTATCCCCGGCAAGCCCTATATTGGCATTGAAGTGCCTAATCAACGGCGACAAGTGGTGTGGCTGCGAGATGTGTTGAACTCTAAGGAATTTTTGCAATCTAATTTCTTGTTGCCAATGGCATTGGGTAAGGACATTAGTGGTAAGCCGATTGTGATTGATTTAGCCAAAACACCGCATTTATTGGTGGCGGGTTCAACGGGGTCAGGAAAATCCGTTGGGATTAATACAATGATATTAAGCTTATTGTTTAAGGTAAAACCTGAAAGCGTCAAATTTATTATGATTGATCCTAAAGTAGTGGAATTATCCATTTACAACGATATTCCTCACTTACTCACGCCAGTGGTAACAGATATGAATAAGGCAGCAAATGCCTTGCGTTGGTGTGTTGAGGAAATGGAACGCCGTTATCAATTATTATCAAAACTTTATGTACGCAATATTGAAGGCTACAACGAAAAGATTGATCAAGCGGCGGCCATGAATTTACCGATTCCTGATCCGTTGTGGAAACCGGGCGATAGTATGGATACTATGCCGCCAGCATTAGAAAAAATGAGCTATATTGTGGTTATCGTTGATGAATTTGCTGATTTAATGATGGTGGCAGGCAAACAAATTGAGGAATTAATTGCCCGATTAACCCAAAAAGCACGTGCGGTAGGAATCCATGTGATTTTAGCGACACAACGCCCGTCAGTTGATGTGATTACAGGCTTGATAAAATCTAATATCCCTAGCCGTATTGCTTTTACGGTGGTGCAACGTAATGACTCACGCACTATTTTGGATCAAAATGGGGCTGAAGCATTATTAGGGCGAGGTGATATGCTATATCTCGGTAATGGCACAACGGATTTAGTGCGTGTACATGGTGCTTTTATGAGTGATGAAGAGGTTCGCCGCGTAGCTGATGATTGGCGAGCAAGGGCGAAACCTCATTATATTGACGCCATTTTAGAAAATAGTGCAGAGGACGAAGACAATAGCCGTATGCCTATTGATGATGAGCTTGACGGCTTATTTGATGAAGTGGTGGAATTTGTGGTAAGTACAGGTACAACCTCAACCTCATCAATTCAACGCCGTTTTCGTGTGGGCTTTAATCGTGCTGCTCGTATTATGGATCAGCTTGAAGAACAGGGCATTGTATCAGCTATGCAAAATGGAAAACGGGAAGTATTGGCTCGCAACAGCGATTATTAATCAATATATTATTAATTATCAAAAAAGGAAGATAGATGAAAAAAATAATGGTAAAAATGACCGCACTTTTTATCTTGTTTATCAATGGTGTGGCTTGGGCAGATGCCAGTGGTGAGCTTCAGAAACGCCTAAACTTAGTGCAAAACCTCACTGCGGATTATCAACAAACGGTTTCCTCACCAGAGGGTAAAAATGTGCAACAGGGCAGCGGTAAATTACAACTTAAACGTCCTAATTTATTCCGTATGGAAAGCACCTCGCCACAACAAACAGAAA
Above is a window of Volucribacter amazonae DNA encoding:
- the tilS gene encoding tRNA lysidine(34) synthetase TilS, with the protein product MIEQQFIEQLQQYYRPPQAFLIAFSGGLDSTALLSLCKKLREKQPHFSLRAIHIHHNLSPHADQWLAHCQQLCYQWQIPFISEKVQVQSKQGIEAGAREARYQAIKKHRFSHEILVTAHHQQDQTESFLLALKRGSGIQGLGAMQIQSQLFDMPIFRPLLNFSRWQLQDYVQQQGICWINDESNQDNQYDRNFLRNQVLPILRQRWQHFDQAVQRSAQHCYQQQQLINELLANEFAQIYNPTEKTLYTAKFPQYSPLKQAALLRLWLQQHQLAMPSSQQLAHILAEVVFAKMDKNPEFRLGQVILRRYQQRLFITPPYQDLSQVKLELRIDTPLSLPDQLGILTLQKKGKKLTALWQTENKNYHSEFYAQGDQFEVTFGYSGKIKLDAKRPNQDIKKVWQQLNVPVWQRSRIPLISEQQQLKSAVGFFVVLE
- a CDS encoding YbaN family protein, yielding MRILYILLGFLCLALGIIGIFLPLLPTTPFLLCTLFFFTKSSERLSNWFMQTQIYHKHLKTFHQQRALTLKSKIAILCLSTSMMGLSFYFMSNIYGRMSIIILLVIQYWFFFFWIKTLPATERENNPNLQ
- a CDS encoding chalcone isomerase family protein; translated protein: MKLKSLLFLFCYGLPSLLFAQWKMVGKADYTWGPFHVYTIALYTETGEYQAGIRPLMLTIKFNKPVEGKSFAITLMKEMNSLNIEGFDKHKVLEDLQAIFPDLQPNDQLSYIAMENEGYFVLNDTVLNHNFDAAFSDAVIAIWLAENSNFSRLQKALLGDNNKNKTEKLPTDNPNIAPKKQENIDPKLDSETIIPLS
- a CDS encoding multifunctional CCA addition/repair protein, translated to MQIYLVGGAIRDQLLCLPIKDKDWVVVGASPEQLLKQGFQPVGKDFPVFLHPQTKQEYALARTERKAGQGYTGFICDSNPNVSLEQDLLRRDLTINAIAQDQQGNFYDPYGGIQDLKQGILRHISSAFSEDPLRVLRVARFAARFHYLGFKIAEETLALMQQINQAGELTTLSAERVWLETEKALNENNPEVYFQVLQQVGALTVLFPELDKLNGVPNPAKHHPEIDSFIHSLMVLQQATALSQHSPHKSAVRFAAICHDLGKGLTPKSLYPHHYGHEQKGLIPLANLCQRLKVPNEFYQLAQICCQYHSHIHRAYELRPETLIRLFNHIDVWRKPDRLQNLLLVCQADSQGRLGFEQRPYPQKDYIQQAYQLARQVDVQQIIAEGYQKQGIKNELDKRRTQVVREYKNRVKNPLHQSSI
- a CDS encoding TIGR04211 family SH3 domain-containing protein, whose protein sequence is MKTITKIFLPIILCLAFAQQVIAETRYVSENLNTFLRRGAGDQYRIAGAIQAGEKVTVLNQKDKYSLIRDSRNREAWILTSELSDSPSSREENPQLKRQIQELTLKLNKLDEDWQQRTAEMQRRTKQAEQQSSELLERNSQLNRELEITRNKNRDLEAMLDAGKREIAIQWFIYGGSVLGVGLILGLIIPFILPKRRRRRDGWA
- a CDS encoding inorganic phosphate transporter — translated: MEIINQYGSLFIILTAIFGLLMAFGIGANDVSNAMGTSVGSGTITAKQAILIAMVFEFAGAYLAGGEVTETIKSGIIDPTQFADTPDTLVLGMMSALLAAGVWLFIASRMGWPVSTTHSIIGAIIGFALVTVGSQAVEWGEIRNIVGSWFITPVVAGIVSYSIFISTQKLIFDTEEPLKNAKRFGPYYMGLTAFILCIVTLTKGLKHVGLHLTLTETFFISLSIAILAIIACHFYLRSESFKNRIQGGTFGGVEKVFSILMLMTACSMAFAHGSNDVANAIGPLSAVVSIIEHNGEIVAKSQLVWWILPLGAFGIVLGMAVMGYRVMGTIGTGITDLTPSRGFSAEFACAITVVIASGTGLPISTTQTLVGAVLGVGFARGIAALNLNVIRNIVASWVVTLPAGAIGAIIIYSILNAIFR
- a CDS encoding TIGR00153 family protein, giving the protein MAMNNILGLFAHSPLKPLQKHSAKVTDSCALLVPFFEKTFADQWEEAEELRVKISELERRADTLKREIRLKLPRGLFLPIDRTDLLELVTQQDKLANYAKDIAGRVIGRQLAIPTLIQKDFLHFLQRSIDAAQQAHKVIDEMDQLLETGFRGRELTLVNNMINELDAIEDDTDRMQIKLRRELMKIETEYNPIDMMFLYKIIEWVGVLADQAQRVGSRIELMIARS
- a CDS encoding inorganic triphosphatase, giving the protein MNKEIELKLTVNSAFADFLSQQISDFHLLEQKERFLTNCYYDTAEHFFAKHQMGLRVRGENEHFVLTLKTKGQVQAGLHIRPEYNMPLFSSSPTLQQFAEHFADNPIDELADKDLYQLEQQLIPIFRTDFCRQSWQIDLANNSEVEVALDRGEIIVSEKAKMPICEVEFELTQGNLADLFRFIKNLTLTDGIRLSSCSKAERGYQLAKITELSPQDWVAKWCHFLTHVQQQNSRQILTALLQYEQQLIEETVGLGADYFADTFIHTVERVGAFFNLYHYYQDNAKLLGQTLEQRQSIVPIDEDIIQELIETNDYLYQGIKQIIRQHSEKQNNQQAMQALIELLHLGSYVPRLINLLWLTQE
- the radA gene encoding DNA repair protein RadA → MAKAAKTAYVCNECGADYPRWQGQCSACKSWNTITEVRLAPAKSAKGDRFSGYAGETQAKIQTLAEISLQETPRFGSGFNELDRVLGGGIVPGSAILIGGHPGAGKSTLLLQVMCQLSQKMTTLYVTGEESLQQVAMRANRLGLPTDQLQMLSETSVEQICHLADQLKPQLIVIDSIQVMHLADIQSSPGSVAQVRECASFLTRYAKTRQVAIVMVGHVTKDGTLAGPKVLEHVIDCSLLLEGETDSRYRTLRSHKNRFGAVNELGVFAMTEQGLREVKNPSAIFLSRGDEQTSGSSVMVLWEGTRPLLVEIQALVDHSMLANPRRVAVGLEQNRLALLLAVLHRHGGLQMSDQDVFVNVVGGVKVSETSADLALLLALISSFRNNPLPQDLVVFGEVGLAGEIRPVPSGQERIYEAAKHGFKRAIVPFANKPKSAVKNMQVFTVKKLVDALAILEQFD